A stretch of Ipomoea triloba cultivar NCNSP0323 chromosome 11, ASM357664v1 DNA encodes these proteins:
- the LOC115996578 gene encoding ribonuclease TUDOR 1-like: MASTAGATGWLRGRVKAVPSGDSLVIMGSTKAEIPPEKTITLSSLIAPRLARRGGTDEPFAWESREFLRKLCIGKEVTFKVEYTVPSIGREFGSVFLGDKNVAVLVVAEGWARVREQGQQKGEASPFLQELLRLEENAKQQGLGRWNREPGAQDASVRKLPPSAIGDSSNFDAMGLLDANKGKPMQAIVEQIRDGSTLRVYLLPDFQFVQVFVAGIQSPSMGRRATVETPVETEITPSEANGDSSADPRAPLTSAQRLAASTASITEVAPDPYGREAKHFTEIRVLNRDVRIVLEGVDKFSNLIGSVYYSDGGESPKDLGLELVEIGFAKYVEWSASMLEEDVKRRLKNAELEAKKNRLKIWTNYVPPATNSKAIHDQNFTGKVVEVVSGDCVIVADDSLPFGDPSAERRVNLSSIRAPKIGNPRRDEKPAPYAREAKEFLRTRLIGKQVHVSMEYSRKVSLADGTVPAASGADRVMDFGSVFVVSKDGDNASLAPSAASNQQNGLNVAELLVARGLATVIRHRDFEERSNCYDSLLSAESRAIAGKKGMHSPKDSPAVHVTDLTTASVKKARDFLPFLQRNRRMSAVVEYVLSGHRFKLFIPKETCSIAFSFSGVRCPGRGEPYSEEAIALMRRKIMQRDVEIEIENVDRTGTFLGTLWESRTNAAVALLEAGLARLSSFGSIPDAHLLAQAEQSAKKQKLKIWANYVEGEEVPTGPVSERRQKEELKVVVTEVLGGGKFYVQSVADQKVASIQKQLASLNLQEAPVIGAFNPKKGDIVLAQFSADNSWNRAMIVNGPRGAVQSPTDEFEVFYIDYGNQEAVPYSKLRPIDGSVSSAPGVAQLCSLAFVKVPGLEDDYGQEAAFHLSELLLNSTKEFRAVVEEKDTSGGKVKGQGTGTVFMVILVDPETNVSINSIMLKEGLARQEKRWIPKQVLEELEKSQTEAREKRRGMWEYGDIESDDEESAPPLRKAAAGKR, from the exons ATGGCGTCAACAGCTGGAGCCACAGGATGGTTGAGGGGAAGAGTGAAGGCTGTTCCCTCTGGTGACAGCTTGGTAATAATGGGAAGTACCAAGGCTGAAATACCCCCAGAAAAGACAATCACTTTGTCATCTTTAATTGCACCAAGATTG GCACGTCGTGGTGGTACGGATGAGCCTTTTGCATGGGAAAGCAGGGAGTTTTTAAGGAAACTTTGCATTGGAAAG GAGGTCACTTTCAAAGTTGAATACACTGTACCATCCATAGGGCGAGAGTTTGGCTCTGTTTTCCTTGGCGATAAGAACGTTGCAGTGTTAGTTGTTGCTGAAGGCTGGGCAAGG GTTAGAGAGCAGGGTCAACAGAAGGGAGAAGCTAGCCCCTTCTTACAAGAACTACTACGCCTTGAAGAAAATGCCAAACAACAAGGTCTAGGTCGTTGGAACAGG GAGCCTGGTGCTCAAGATGCATCCGTCAGGAAGCTACCTCCCTCTGCCATTGGTGATTCTAGTAACTTTGATGCAATGGGTCTCTTGGATGCAAACAAAGGGAAACCCATGCAAGCTATTGTTGAGCAGATTCGTGATGGAAGCACACTCCGTGTGTATTTACTTCCAGACTTCCAGTTTGTCCAAGTTTTTGTTGCTGGAATTCAG TCACCTTCCATGGGAAGAAGGGCAACAGTTGAGACTCCTGTTGAAACTGAAATAACCCCTAGCGAAGCAAATGGAGATTCGTCGGCTGATCCTCGTGCACCTCTAACCTCAGCACAGAGACTTGCAGCTTCTACAGCATCCATAACAGAAGTTGCACCTGATCCATATGGCAGAGAAGCCAAACATTTCACTGAAATTCGCGTTTTAAATAGAGAT GTTAGAATTGTTCTCGAGGGTGTTGATAAATTTAGCAATCTCATTGGTTCAGTCTACTATTCTGATGGTGGTGAATCACCAAAGGACCTTGGCTTGGAGCTTGTAGAAATT GGTTTTGCCAAATATGTAGAATGGAGTGCAAGCATGCTGGAAGAAGATGTTAAAAGGCGGTTGAAAAATGCAGAACTTGAAGCAAAGAAAAACCGCTTAAAAATTTGGACAAATTATGTACCTCCAGCTACAAACTCAAAGGCTATTCATGACCAGAATTTCACAGGAAAA GTGGTTGAGGTTGTAAGTGGAGATTGCGTTATTGTAGCCGATGATTCTTTGCCATTTGGAGATCCATCTGCTGAGAGAAGAGTTAATCTCTCGAGTATTAGGGCTCCCAAAATAGGGAATCCTCGTAGAGACGAAAAACCTGCCCCCTATGCTAGGGAAGCAAAGGAATTCTTGAGAACACGGCTTATTGGGAAACAA GTGCATGTTTCAATGGAGTACTCCAGGAAGGTTAGCCTGGCAGATGGTACTGTTCCGGCAGCTAGTGGTGCTGATAGGGTCATGGATTTTGGATCTGTCTTTGTAGTATCTAAGGATGGAGACAATGCTTCACTTGCTCCATCTGCTGCAAGTAATCAGCAGAATGGGTTGAATGTAGCTGAGCTTTTGGTTGCTCGTGGCTTAGCAACTGTTATCAGGCATCGTGATTTTGAGGAAAGATCAAACTGTTATGATTCTCTTCTTTCTGCTGAATCACGTGCTATTGCTGGAAAGAAGGGTATGCACTCTCCAAAGGATTCTCCAGCTGTACACGTAACAGACTTGACAACA GCTTCTGTAAAGAAAGCcagggatttcttacctttcCTGCAAAGGAACAGAAGGATGTCTGCTGTTGTGGAATATGTTCTTAGTGGTCATCGATTTAAATTGTTCATTCCTAAGGAAACATGCAGCATTGCTTTCTCCTTCTCTGGTGTTAGATGCCCTGGTCGGGGAGAGCCATATTCGGAGGAAGCCATTGCGCTAATGAGGCGGAAGATAATGCAGAGGGATGTTGAG ATTGAAATAGAAAATGTTGATAGAACTGGTACTTTCTTGGGCACATTATGGGAGTCAAGAACAAATGCTGCCGTGGCACTTCTTGAAGCTGGCTTGGCAAGACTATCTTCTTTTGGCTCGATCCCAGATGCTCACCTTCTTGCTCAGGCAGAGCAATCTGCCAAAAAGCAGAAGCTGAAG ATATGGGCAAACTATGTTGAGGGAGAGGAAGTTCCCACTGGCCCTGTTTCTGAGAGGAGGCAAAAAGAAGAGTTGAAG GTAGTTGTCACTGAAGTTTTGGGAGGTGGTAAATTCTATGTCCAGTCTGTTGCAGATCAGAAAGTGGCATCTATTCAGAAACAGCTTGCTTCTTTGAACCTTCAGGAGGCTCCTGTAATTGGTGCTTTTAATCCTAAGAAGGGTGATATTGTGCTTGCACAGTTTAGTGCAGATAATTCATGGAACCGAGCAATG ATTGTGAATGGCCCTCGAGGTGCTGTTCAATCTCCAACCGACGAGTTCGAAGTGTTTTACATAGACTACGGAAATCAAGAAGCCGTTCCATACAGTAAACTGCGCCCCATTGATGGTTCGGTGTCCTCTGCTCCCGGTGTTGCTCAGCTATGTAGTCTCGCCTTTGTCAAGGTACCTGGACTGGAGGATGATTATGGACAAGAGGCTGCATTTCATCTGAGTGAACTTCTTCTCAATTCTACGAAAGAATTTAGGGCGGTGGTCGAGGAAAAGGATACTTCGGGAGGAAAAGTCAAGGGACAAGGAACGGGGACTGTCTTCATGGTTATACTGGTCGATCCAGAAACTAATGTCAGCATTAACTCCATTATGCTGAAG GAAGGACTTGCTAGGCAGGAGAAACGATGGATTCCAAAACAAGTCCTCGAGGAGTTGGAAAAATCCCAAACTGAAGCAAGAGAAAAGAGGCGTGGGATGTGGGAGTATGGAGATATCGAGTCAGACGATGAGGAATCTGCGCCCCCTCTCAGGAAAGCCGCAGCTGGGAAGCGCTGA
- the LOC115996355 gene encoding respiratory burst oxidase homolog protein C-like, whose translation MSSSDQQSYKHQHHHSDTEVMVVGIDKRKSYSGPLSGPLNKRSGKKSARFNLPGDSSSELGSPSPRSANDDAYVEITLDVREDSVAVHSVKTAAGADVEDPELALLARGLEKKTTLGSSLVRNASSRIRQVSQELKRIVRSHPSGRIDRNKSAAAQALKGLKFISKTDGSSGWAAVEKRFDQLTTSSNGLLPRAKFGECIGMNNSKDFAGELFDALARRRNITSDSINKQQLQEFWDQIADQSFDSRLQTFFDMVDKDADGFINEEEVREIISLSASANKLSNIQKQADEYAAMIMEELDPSNLGYIKIENLEMLLLQAPNQSVRGHDSKNLSQMLSQKLRPTVEPNPLVRWFKHFNYFLIDNWQRIWVLLLWIGAMAGLFAWKYVQYKNRAAYDVMGVCVCLAKGAAETLKLNMAIILLPVCRNTITWLRNKTKLGVAVPFDDNLNFHKVVAVGVAIGVGIHAIAHLTCDFPRLLHASPKKYAPMVQFFGEQPESYWHFVKGWEGVTGIIMVVLMAIAFTLASPWFRRGRVSLPRPFNKLTGFNAFWYSHHLFVIVYTLLIIHGIKLYLTHKWYKKTTWMYLAVPMVIYACERLLRAFRSSIKPVKILKVAVYPGNVLSLHMSKPQGFRYRSGQYMFVNCAAVSPFEWHPFSITSAPRDDYVSVHIRTLGDWTRQLKTVFSEVCQPPPNGRSGLLRADYLQGENNPNFPKVLIDGPYGAPAQDYKKYEVVLLVGLGIGATPMISIVKDIVNNMMAVEEEESGVESGNGGVSNNGGATKNFKTKKAYFYWVTREQGSFDWFKGIMNEVAEMDNRGVIEMHNYCTSVYEEGDARSALITMLQSLHHAKNGVDIVSGTRVKSHFAKPNWRNVYKRIALNHTDSKVGVFYCGAPALTTELRQLALDFSRKTSTKFDFHKENF comes from the exons ATGTCGAGCTCTGATCAGCAGAGTTACAAGCACCAGCACCACCACTCTGACACGGAGGTGATGGTGGTGGGGATTGATAAGAGGAAGTCGTACAGCGGGCCGTTGAGCGGGCCGTTGAATAAACGGAGCGGGAAGAAGAGCGCCCGGTTTAACCTCCCCGGGGATTCTTCGTCTGAGCTAGGGAGCCCGTCGCCCAGGTCGGCCAATGACGACGCTTACGTGGAGATTACGCTGGACGTGCGCGAGGACTCCGTGGCGGTGCACAGCGTCAAGACCGCGGCCGGGGCCGACGTGGAGGACCCCGAGCTCGCCCTGCTGGCCCGAGGCCTGGAGAAGAAGACCACCCTCGGGTCCTCCCTGGTCAGAAACGCCTCGTCGCGAATACGCCAAGTGTCGCAGGAGCTTAAGCGGATCGTGCGGTCCCATCCCAGCGGGAGAATTGACCGGAATAAGTCCGCCGCTGCTCAGGCGCTTAAAGGACTCAAGTTCATCAGCAAGACCGACGGGTCCTCCGGCTGGGCCGCCGTCGAGAAGCGCTTCGATCAGCTCACCACCTCCTCCAACGGCCTCCTCCCTCGCGCAAAGTTCGGGGAATGCATag GTATGAACAACTCTAAGGATTTCGCCGGCGAGTTATTTGATGCTCTGGCTCGGAGGAGAAACATAACCTCTGATTCCATCAACAAACAACAGCTCCAAGAATTCTGGGACCAAATTGCCGACCAAAGTTTCGATTCTCGTCTCCAAACCTTCTTTGATAT GGTTGATAAAGATGCAGATGGTTTCATCAATGAAGAAGAAGTCAGAGAG ATCATAAGCCTAAGTGCTTCAGCAAACAAGCTGTCAAATATCCAGAAACAAGCGGATGAATACGCGGCCATGATTATGGAAGAACTGGATCCCAGCAACCTAGGATACATCAAG ATTGAGAACTTGGAGATGCTGTTACTGCAAGCTCCGAACCAATCAGTGAGGGGGCATGACAGCAAGAACTTGAGCCAAATGCTAAGCCAGAAGCTGAGGCCGACGGTGGAGCCGAACCCTTTGGTCAGATGGTTCAAGCATTTCAACTACTTCTTGATAGATAACTGGCAGAGAATTTGGGTGCTTTTGCTGTGGATTGGAGCCATGGCTGGGCTGTTTGCCTGGAAATATGTTCAGTATAAGAACAGGGCTGCATATGATGTTATGGGCGTCTGTGTTTGTTTGGCCAAAGGTGCTGCAGAAACACTGAAGCTCAACATGGCCATAATCCTGTTACCAGTCTGCAGAAACACCATCACCTGGCTCAGGAACAAGACCAAGTTAGGCGTCGCGGTCCCTTTTGATGACAACCTTAATTTTCACAAA GTGGTTGCGGTGGGTGTGGCGATTGGGGTGGGAATACACGCGATAGCTCACTTGACGTGTGATTTTCCCAGGCTGTTACACGCGAGCCCTAAGAAGTATGCTCCAATGGTGCAATTTTTCGGGGAGCAACCCGAGAGCTATTGGCATTTTGTGAAGGGGTGGGAAGGGGTGACTGGGATTATAATGGTGGTGTTGATGGCCATAGCTTTCACATTAGCAAGTCCATGGTTTAGAAGGGGCAGGGTTAGCTTGCCAAGACCCTTTAACAAGCTTACTGGTTTCAATGCCTTCTGGTATTCCCACCACCTCTTTGTTATTGTCTATACCCTCCTCATCATCCATGGTATCAAGCTCTATTTGACCCACAAATGGTACAAGAAAACG ACATGGATGTACTTGGCTGTTCCCATGGTAATTTATGCTTGTGAAAGACTGCTCAGAGCATTCAGATCTAGCATTAAGCCTGTCAAGATTCTTAAG GTGGCAGTCTATCCTGGAAAtgttttgtctcttcatatgtCAAAGCCACAGGGGTTTAGATACAGAAGTGGTCAATACATGTTTGTCAACTGTGCTGCAGTTTCTCCCTTTGAATG GCATCCTTTCTCAATTACCTCTGCCCCCAGAGATGACTATGTCAGCGTTCACATTAGAACCCTTGGTGATTGGACCAGGCAACTCAAAACTGTTTTTTCTGAG GTTTGTCAGCCTCCACCTAATGGCAGAAGTGGACTCTTGAGAGCTGATTACCTGCAAGGAGAGAACAACCCAAA TTTCCCAAAGGTGTTGATTGATGGGCCATACGGAGCACCAGCACAAGACTACAAGAAATACGAGGTGGTCCTGCTGGTAGGGTTGGGGATTGGAGCCACGCCCATGATCAGCATCGTGAAGGACATCGTGAACAACATGATGGCGGTGGAGGAAGAAGAGAGCGGCGTGGAGAGCGGCAACGGCGGAGTTTCCAACAACGGCGGCGCCACCAAGAACTTCAAGACCAAAAAGGCCTACTTCTATTGGGTTACGAGGGAGCAAGGGTCATTTGATTGGTTCAAGGGGATTATGAACGAAGTTGCGGAGATGGATAATAGGGGCGTTATAGAGATGCATAATTATTGCACCAGCGTTTATGAAGAGGGAGACGCTCGTTCTGCTCTTATCACCATGTTGCAGTCCCTCCACCACGCCAAGAACGGCGTCGACATTGTTTCCGGCACCCGCGTTAAGTCCCATTTCGCTAAGCCCAATTGGCGTAACGTCTACAAACGCATCGCTCTCAACCACACCGATAGCAAAGTTG GGGTTTTCTATTGTGGGGCACCAGCACTAACAACAGAGCTAAGACAACTAGCCTTGGATTTTTCACGCAAGACATCCACCAAATTTGACTTCCACAAAGAAAACTTTTGA